In a single window of the Rhopalosiphum padi isolate XX-2018 chromosome 1, ASM2088224v1, whole genome shotgun sequence genome:
- the LOC132918045 gene encoding chromodomain-helicase-DNA-binding protein Mi-2 homolog isoform X4: MASDEEVEESFTEEYDEPSSRVENSFDSEEEKRVEEEDDEYDPDGRKKKRGKKRKAKSDSKKEKKRKKRKRGGDSAEESDFGNFEEETTAANDSDYSNRKSKKSKNSSSKHHQPSTSQDNNGTGMPSVEEVCQTFGLQDVSIDYTDADYQNLTTYKLFQQHVRPILAKENPKVVIAKMMMLVAAKWRDFCQQNPHQEQPEFEANEEPEYQPKSSTSRHKSRSVDELDELEEEEEVEVEEKKSKKRSNRAKRSGGGNKRNSQGSTSKVPTLKIRLGKRKQDDDAEGVGTGDTQGDSDAEFEQMLQEAEEGAAAEAEVPEKKVEDPDAPKKKAKTKIGNKSKKKKKTKMTSKFPDGSGDGEEGYEQTDHQDYCEVCQQGGEIILCDTCPRAYHLVCLDPELEDTPEGKWSCPHCESEGGQEQEEDEHQEFCRVCKDGGELLCCDSCPAAYHTFCLSPPITDVPDGDWKCPRCSAKPLPGKVSKILTWRWKPLPEDPNKPADEQTEKVNRRRNKQQRQREYFVKWQDQSYWKCDWVSEVQMEVFHPITIRSYMRKYDMDEPPKLEEPLDELDNRWKRLREVGGDQSALEEKFYRYGVKPEWLLVHRILNHKHLRDARMMYLVKWRDLPYSLATWEHENPEYTDLKSFIDYYWELRASCDTSKKTKKVKGKKGSSKKDSVEDEETPKATMGLTCRKFVAAPDKPVSDLKKKYEKQPDYVVDTGMELHPYQLEGLNWLRYSWGQGIDTILADEMGLGKTIQTITFLYSLYKEGHCKGPFLVSVPLSTLINWEREFETWAPDFYVVSYVGDKDSRVTIRENEFSFDDTRSGVRCNKIKGVVKFHVLLTSYELISIDAPLLGSIEWAVLVVDEAHRLKSNQSKFFRLLAGYNIRNKLLLTGTPLQNNLEELFHLLNFLTPEKFNDLTVFQNEFADISKEEQVKRLHEMLGPHMLRRLKADVLKNMPSKSEFIVRVELSPMQKKYYKYILTRNFEALNPRGGGQQVSLLNIMMDLKKCCNHPYLFPAAAQEAPTAINGSYEIGALTRAAGKLVLLSKMLKKLQETNHRVLIFSQMTKMLDILEDYLEGEGYKYERIDGSITGNQRQEAIDRFNAPGAQQFVFLLSTRAGGLGINLATADTVIIYDSDWNPHNDIQAFSRAHRIGQANKVMIYRFVTRNSVEERVTQVAKRKMMLTHLVVRPGMGGKQTNFTKQELDDILRFGTEELFKEEEGKEEEAIHYDDKAVEELLDRSKIGIEQKENWSNEYLSSFKVASYVTKEEDEEEEANTEVIKQEAENTDPAYWVKLLRHHYEQHQEDISRTLGKGKRVRKQVNYNDGGGVVDSTREDTTWQENLSDYNSDFSAPSDDDKEDDDFDEKDGEAGKKLKRKPERKEERDRPLPPLLARVGGNIEVLGFNARQRKAFLNAIMRYGMPPQDAFNSQWLVRDLRGKSEKNFKAYVSLFMRHLCEPGADNSENFADGVPREGLSRQHVLTRIGVMSLIRKKVQEFEEINGFYSMPELIRKPIQTIKAADASTSSTPVPRSEASTPTTTVSEKTEIETDNKPKDLEEKLKETPATTDDKPIEIKSEESTDKPLVKIENELSAKVDTPEETTVVVKEEAEEAVNLQKEKPTEEKTPEKESTQESDTVVKVEQSDASSTEQKETNSVATSETVKKEEEKEKESESSTADKKEEEKKAAEASAKALQADDEAKKKLLEEAERAKVAAGIGTENDKEDKITRKFMFNIADGGFTELHTLWVNEEKAAVPGREYEIWHRRHDYWLLAGIVTHGYGRWQDIQNDIRFAIINEPFKMDVGKGNFLEIKNKFLARRFKLLEQALVIEEQLRRAAYLNLTQDPNHPAMSLNARFAEVECLAESHQHLSKESLAGNKPANAVLHKVLNQLEELLSDMKSDVSRLPATLARIPPVAQRLQMSERSILSRLAATTSSATSTSQQQSGVGTISNQYPNGFQNGQLNGAFGNTNFTNFRPQYSVPGQQTSSSSTA, from the exons ATGGCATCGGACGAAGAAGTCGAGGAGTCTTTCACCG aagaaTATGATGAACCATCAAGTCGGGTAGAAAACTCATTTGATTCTGAGGAAGAAAAACGTGTAGAG gaGGAAGATGACGAATATGATCCTGATGGTCGCAAAAAAAAGCGAGGTAAAAAGCGTAAAGCAAAAAGTGATTccaaaaaagaaaagaaaaggaAGAAAAGAAAAAGGGGTGGAGATAGTGCTgag gaaaGTGACTTTGGTAATTTTGAAGAAGAAACTACTGCAGCTAACGATTCAGATTATTCAAATCGCAAGTCtaagaaatcaaaaaattcaTCTTCTAAGCATCATCAGCCTAGTACATCACAAGATAATAATGGCA ctGGAATGCCATCAGTTGAAGAAGTCTGTCAAACATTTGGTTTACAAGATGTTTCAATTGATTACACTGATGCAGACTATCAAAACTTAACCACTTACAAATTATTTCAGCAACATGTTAGGCCTATTCTTGCGAAAGAAAATCCTAAG GTTGTGATTGCTAAAATGATGATGTTAGTTGCTGCAAAATGGCGTGACTTCTGTCAACAAAACCCACATCAAGAACAGCCTGAATTTGAAGCTAATGAAGAACCTGAGTATCAGCCTAAAAGTTCAACTTCCAGACACAAG tcaaGATCAGTGGATGAACTAGATGAattagaagaagaagaagaagtagAAGTAGAAGAAAAAAAGAGCAAAAAACGAAGTAATCGTGCTAAGCGTAGTGGTGGTGGTAATAAGAGAAATTCACAAGGATCTACATCTAAAGTTCCCACATTGAAAATTAGGCTTGGAAAACGCAAACAA gatGATGATGCAGAAGGTGTAGGAACTGGAGACACTCAAGGTGATTCTGATGCTGAATTTGAGCAAATGCTGCAAGAAGCTGAAGAAGGTGCTGCTGCAGAAGCTGAAGTTCCAGAAAAAAAAGTTGAAGATCCTGATGCTCCTAAAAAGAAAGCAAAAACTAAAATTGGTAATAAGTCCAAAAAGAAGAAAAAGACCAAAATGACTTCCAAATTCCCAGATGGTAGTGGTGATGGTGAAGAAGGATATGAA caAACAGATCATCAAGATTATTGTGAGGTCTGCCAACAAGGAGGAGAGATTATCTTATGTGATACTTGTCCAAGAGCATACCATCTTGTATGTTTGGATCCAGAGTTAGAAGATACTCCTGAAGGAAAATGGTCATGTCCACACTGTGAAAGTGAAGGTGGACAAGAACAAGAAGAAGATGAACATCAAGAATTTTGCAG AGTATGTAAAGATGGAGGTGAACTTTTATGCTGTGATTCATGTCCAGCTGCTTATCATACATTCTGTTTGAGTCCGCCTATTACAGATGTACCTGATGGTGATTGGAAGTGCCCTCGATGTTCG GCAAAACCATTACCTGGAAAAGTATCGAAAATCTTGACTTGGCGTTGGAAACCATTACCAGAAGACCCTAATAAACCAGCTGATGAACAAACTGAAAAGGTTAACAGACGACGAAATAAGCAACAAAGACAACGtgaatattttgtgaaatgGCAAGATCAGAGTTACTGGAAATGTGACTGGGTGTCTGAAGTTCAA ATGGAAGTTTTTCATCCAATTACTATTCGAAGTTATATGCGAAAGTATGATATGGATGAACCGCCTAAATTAGAAGAACCATTAGATGAATTGGACAACCGATGGAAAAGACTTCGTGAAGTTGGCGGTGATCAATCTGCATTAGAAGAAAAATTCTACAG ataTGGTGTAAAACCAGAATGGCTATTAGTCCATAGGATTTTAAATCATAAGCATTTAAGAGATGCACGTATGATGTATTTAGTTAAATGGCGAGATTTGCCATATAGCTTAGCTACATGGGAACACGAAAATCCTGAATATACCGATTTAAAATCattcattgattattattgg gaACTGAGAGCATCGTGTGATACATCAAAGAAAACCAAAAAAGTGAAAGGGAAAAAGGGCAGTAGCAAAAAAGATTCAGTTGAAGATGAAGAAACACCTAAAGCAACAATGGGACTTACTtg tcgcAAATTTGTGGCAGCTCCTGATAAGCCAGTATCAGATTTAAAAAAGAAGTATGAAAAGCAACCTGATTATGTAGTGGATACTGGTATGGAATTGCATCCTTATCAGTTAGAAGGTTTGAACTGGTTAAGATATTCTTGGGGTCAGGGCATTGATACAATATTAGCTGATGAAATGGGTCTTGGCAAAACTATTcaaactataacatttttatactctCTTTATAAAGAAGGACATTGCAAAGGTCCATTTTTG gtgAGTGTGCCACTATCAACACTTATTAATTGGGAACGTGAATTTGAAACATGGGCACCAGACTTTTATGTTGTCTCTTATGTTGGAGACAAAGACTCTAGAGTAACAATTAGAGAAAATGAATTTTCATTTGATGATACTCGTTCTGGTGTacgttgtaataaaataaaaggcgTAGTTAAATTCCACGTATTACTTACAAGCTACGAACTAATTTCAATAGACGCCCCATTGTTAGGATCAATTGAATGGGCTGTGTTAGTTGTGGATGAGGCTCACAGACTCAAAAGCAACCAgtcaaaa ttTTTTAGACTTTTGGCTGGCTACAATATTCGTAATAAGCTACTATTAACTGGTACTCCTCTGCAAAACAATCTAGAAGAGTTAttccatttattaaattttttgacgCCTGAGAAATTTAATGATCTAACAGTTTTTCAAAATGAATTTGCTGATATTTCAAAAGAAGAGCAAGTCAAACGTCTTCATGAAATGTTAGGACCTCACATGCTTAGAAGATTAAAAGCTGATGTGTtaaag aatatGCCTTCAAAATCAGAGTTTATTGTGCGTGTTGAATTATCTccaatgcaaaaaaaatattataaatatatattaacaagaaACTTTGAAGCTCTAAATCCAAGAGGTGGAGGACAACAGGTGTCcttgttaaatattatgatggatttaaaaaaGTGTTGTAATCATCCATACCTATTCCCTGCGGCTGCTCAAGAAGCTCCAACAGCTATCAATGGAAGTTATGAAATAGGTGCTCTGACCAGAGCAGCTGGAAAACTAGTTTTATTATCTAAGATGCTTAAAAAACTCCAAGAAACAAATCAccg agTTTTGATATTTTCTCAAATGACAAAAATGTTAGATATTCTTGAAGATTATCTTGAAGGAGAAGGTTATAAATATGAACGAATTGATGGTTCAATAACAGGAAATCAAAGACAAGAAGCAATTGACAGATTTAACGCTCCTGGTGCTCAACAATTTGTATTCTTGCTTTCAACCag ggcTGGTGGTTTAGGAATTAACTTGGCAACTGCTGATAcggttataatttatgattctgATTGGAATCCTCACAATGATATACAAGCTTTTTCAAGAGCTCATCGTATTGGTCAAGCAAATAAg gttatgATATATCGTTTTGTAACAAGAAATTCAGTTGAAGAACGAGTTACCCAAGTAGCCAAAAGAAAAATGATGTTAACTCACTTGGTTGTTAGACCTGGTATGGGAGGAAAACAGACTAACTTTACTAAACAAGAATTAGACGATATATTACGATTTGGAACTGAAGAACTATTTAAAGAAGAagag ggTAAAGAAGAAGAAGCTATTCATTATGATGACAAAGCAGTTGAAGAATTATTAGACCGTTCAAAAATTGGTATTGAACAAAAAGAAAATTGGTCAAATGAATATTTGTCATCATTCAAAGTGGCTAGTTATGTTACTAAAGAAGAAGATGAAGAAGAAGAAGCTAATACAGAAGTAATAAAACAGGAAGCAGAAAATACTGATCCTGCATATTGGGTTAAATTGCTTCGTCATCATTATGAGCAACACCAAGAAGATATTTCCAGAACATTAGGCAAAGGAAAACGTGTCCGCAAACAAGTTAATTACAACGATGGTGGTGGTGTTGTAGATTCAACACGTGAAGATACAACCTGGCAAGAAAATCTGTCTGATTATAACTCAGACTTTTCTGCTCCATCAG aTGATGACAAAGAAGATGACGACTTTGATGAAAAGGATGGGGAAGCTGGTAAAAAACTTAAGCGTAAACCTGAAAGAAAAGAAGAGAGAGATCGACCTTTGCCTCCATTATTGGCTAGAGTGGGTGGAAATATTGAA gtACTTGGATTTAATGCTCGACAAAGAAAGGCTTTCTTAAATGCAATTATGAGGTATGGAATGCCACCTCAAGATGCGTTTAACTCTCAATG gCTTGTAAGAGATTTAAGAggtaaatcagaaaaaaatttcaaagcATATGTTTCATTATTTATGCGTCACTTATGTGAACCTGGTGCTGATAATTCTGAAAATTTTGCTGATGGTGTACCACGTGAAGGCTTAAGTCGGCAACATGTACTCACAAGAATTGGTGTTATGTCACTAATTCGTAAAAAA gtTCAAGAGTTTGAAGAAATAAATGGTTTCTACAGTATGCCTGAGCTTATTCGTAAGCCAATTCAAACTATCAAAGCTGCTGATGCATCTACCAGTTCAACTCCTGTGCCGCGTTCCGAAGCTTCAACACCAACAACTACTGTTTCAGAAAAAACTGAAATTGAAACAGACAATAAACCAAAA gatcTTGAGGAGAAATTAAAAGAAACGCCAGCAACTACTGATGATAAACCAATAGAAATTAAATCTGAAGAAAGCACTGACAAACCTCTTgttaaaatagaaaatgaatTATCTGCTAAAGTTGACACACCAGAAGAAACAACT gtcGTTGTTAAAGAAGAAGCTGAAGAAGCAGTGAATCTTCAAAAAGAAAAACCAACAGAAGAAAAAACACCAGAAAAAGAAAGCACCCAAGAAAGTGACACTGTTGTTAAGGTTGAACAGTCTGATGCTTCATCAACTGAACAAAAAGAAACTAACTCTGTAGCAACATCTGAAACTGTGAagaaagaagaagaaaaagaaaaggAATCTGAATCATCCACAGCTGATAAAAAAGAA GAAGAAAAGAAAGCTGCTGAAGCATCAGCAAAGGCATTGCAAGCTGATGATGAAgctaagaaaaaattattagaagAGGCTGAAAGAGCTAAAGTGGCAGCTGGCATTGGAACTGAAAATGATAAAGAAGATAAAATCACTAGGAAGTTCATGTTTAACATAGCTGATGGTGGTTTTACTGAACTTCATACATTGTGGGTAAATGAAGAAAAAGCAGCAGTTCCTGGACGCGAATATGAAATCTGGCATAGGag acaTGATTATTGGCTATTGGCGGGTATTGTAACACATGGTTATGGACGTTGGCAAGATATTCAAAATGACATCCGTTTTGCTATTATCAATGAACCTTTTAAAATGGATGTTGGTAAAGGAAACTTTTTAGAAATCAAGAACAAATTTTTGGCAAgaagatttaaattattggaACAAGCACTTGTGATTGAGGAACAACTTAGGCGAGCTGCCTATTTGAACCTTACACAAGATCCAAATCATCCAGCAATGTCATTGAATGCTCGGTTTGCTGAAGTGGAGTGCTTGGCTGAATCACACCAACACTTGTCTAAAGAGAGTTTAGCTGGCAACAAACCAGCCAATGCTGTTCTTCACAAA GTACTAAATCAATTGGAAGAACTTTTGTCAGACATGAAATCTGATGTAAGCAGATTGCCAGCAACATTGGCTCGTATACCTCCAGTTGCCCAGCGACTTCAAATGTCAGAGAGATCTATATTATCTCGTTTAGCTGCTACCACGTCTTCAGCTACTTCTACTTCCCAACAACAATCTggag taGGTACCATAAGCAATCAATATCCCAATGGTTTTCAAAATGGACAATTAAATGGTGCGTTTGGCAACACTAACTTCACCAACTTCAGACCCCAGTATTCAGTACCTGGGCAACAGACTTCATCATCTAGCACTGCTTAA